A region from the Kineothrix sp. IPX-CK genome encodes:
- a CDS encoding LytTR family DNA-binding domain-containing protein, which produces MIPIYLCEDDKFQLECWRKIINNTILINEWDMKIKAATDTPCDLLRLVNKSKPENAVYFLDIDLKNSMNGIQLAAEIRKYDPRSFIIFITTHEEMALNTFKYKVEPLGYIIKEAPDFKDQIKDCLQNVCEKYHVPNNPVTDVLTIRMESKLLIIPYDEIYYIEPSTQSHRVRLHKDHEILEFSSSLTDIKSKLDKRFMMCHKSFIVNCNHISRVDKKTYTVHFKNGKTCPCSVRLCNQLCGRLAEL; this is translated from the coding sequence TTGATTCCTATTTACTTATGCGAAGATGATAAATTCCAATTAGAATGCTGGAGAAAAATAATTAACAATACCATTCTCATTAACGAGTGGGATATGAAAATAAAGGCGGCTACCGATACCCCCTGTGATTTATTGAGATTGGTAAATAAAAGCAAACCGGAAAATGCGGTTTATTTTCTGGACATCGATTTAAAAAACAGCATGAATGGAATTCAACTCGCCGCTGAAATCAGGAAATATGATCCGAGGTCGTTTATCATCTTCATTACAACGCATGAGGAAATGGCACTTAATACCTTCAAATACAAAGTCGAACCGCTGGGATATATAATAAAAGAAGCCCCTGATTTCAAAGACCAAATCAAGGACTGCCTTCAGAACGTTTGTGAAAAGTATCATGTACCTAACAATCCTGTAACGGATGTGTTGACCATCCGTATGGAAAGTAAGCTTTTAATTATTCCCTATGATGAGATTTATTATATCGAACCTTCTACCCAATCGCATCGGGTACGGCTTCACAAAGACCATGAAATATTGGAATTTTCATCCTCGCTCACCGATATTAAGTCGAAGCTGGATAAACGGTTTATGATGTGTCATAAGTCATTTATCGTGAACTGCAACCATATTTCCAGAGTTGACAAGAAAACATATACCGTTCACTTTAAGAACGGAAAAACATGCCCTTGTTCCGTCCGCTTATGCAATCAATTGTGCGGCCGGCTCGCCGAGTTGTAA
- a CDS encoding glycoside hydrolase family 2 TIM barrel-domain containing protein, producing the protein MDTTKITLNENWKFYLGECEGAWYAGFDDNVWQSVSLPHDWSVTQPFSKDYSSGTGYLAGGIGWYRLHFYVPSEYKGKDIKVVFDGIYKNSQIWCNSYYLGKRPNGYVTFSHRLTDFIHYGEENVLCVKVTHTDLADSRWFTGSGITRKVTLAVREPVHPAEYSIVFKTNKCDENSAEISVYQEILNSTDADVKVNIEIDFCRGEGICMEKLTQSCRIPAGEAVPVLLEGVIKRPELWSTDNPNLYQMKVFYTVNDKLQYLAEEEKVGIRSIYFSPDNGFFLNGNEVTIKGVCVHHDAGCLGAAVTAHIWQRRLSKLKECGCNAVRCSHNPHMPELYELCDAMGFLMMDEAFDEWENAKNKWSMGHNIYPPKHQGYFEDFPEWHETDLRAMVRKNRNHPSVILWSIGNEIDYPNDPYCHPMFEHMTGNNDAAKPAAERVYDANKPSAERLVPLAKRLAEIVKQEDPTRPVTMALAFPELSVRLGILEALDVACYNYKEQFYVKDHEEFPEKPFLGSENSHSYEAWRAVTDNPYISGQFLWTGIDYLGEAHGWPVHGSAAGLLNLAGFEKSRFLQRKALWLTEPVLELVSRADSETTDRNEEWIPYSRRWNYESGQKVLVMCYSNLSEIRLLLNGKEIAGAAKYNADGAYQFIIPFEAGILEAEGYDEKREKVKTTALCTSGDAVSLQAVLWKEADVLSGQSFEEASGHSGYLFQMEIRLLDSESRLAAADDRLIGIQVKGSGALAGIENGDLSDNTSYSEQKRGTKDGRLMVYIRRNAPGRIVVKITASGLEDNGLEVEVDKMKNSMNSF; encoded by the coding sequence ATGGACACAACAAAAATTACCTTAAATGAGAACTGGAAATTTTACTTGGGCGAGTGCGAAGGCGCATGGTATGCAGGCTTTGATGATAATGTATGGCAAAGTGTTTCACTTCCTCATGACTGGTCGGTGACACAGCCCTTTTCAAAGGATTACTCCAGCGGAACGGGCTATCTGGCAGGGGGGATCGGTTGGTATCGGCTGCATTTTTATGTGCCCTCAGAATATAAGGGCAAAGATATCAAAGTAGTCTTTGACGGTATATATAAAAATAGCCAGATTTGGTGCAATAGTTATTACTTGGGCAAACGCCCCAATGGCTATGTGACCTTTTCCCATCGATTAACCGACTTTATTCATTACGGGGAAGAAAATGTTCTTTGTGTTAAGGTGACACATACGGATCTGGCGGATTCCAGATGGTTCACCGGAAGCGGAATCACCAGAAAGGTGACGCTCGCAGTCAGGGAACCGGTGCATCCTGCGGAATACAGCATTGTATTTAAGACAAACAAATGCGATGAGAACAGTGCCGAAATCAGCGTGTATCAGGAAATTCTTAATAGTACGGATGCGGATGTGAAGGTTAATATAGAAATTGACTTTTGCAGGGGAGAAGGAATCTGTATGGAAAAGCTTACGCAGTCCTGTCGAATACCGGCTGGTGAAGCGGTACCGGTACTGTTGGAAGGCGTTATCAAAAGGCCTGAGCTTTGGTCAACAGATAATCCCAACCTTTATCAAATGAAAGTATTCTATACAGTTAACGATAAGCTGCAATATTTGGCAGAGGAAGAGAAAGTTGGAATCAGAAGCATTTACTTCTCTCCCGACAACGGCTTCTTTTTGAATGGAAATGAAGTGACTATTAAGGGTGTTTGCGTACATCACGATGCGGGCTGTTTGGGCGCTGCAGTTACTGCCCATATTTGGCAGAGAAGACTGAGCAAATTGAAGGAATGCGGATGCAATGCCGTCCGCTGCAGCCATAATCCGCATATGCCGGAGCTGTATGAGCTATGCGATGCGATGGGATTTCTAATGATGGATGAGGCTTTTGACGAATGGGAAAATGCAAAGAATAAATGGTCTATGGGCCATAACATATATCCTCCGAAGCATCAGGGATACTTCGAGGATTTTCCTGAATGGCATGAAACAGATTTGCGCGCAATGGTAAGAAAAAACCGAAATCATCCGTCTGTCATACTTTGGAGCATCGGAAATGAAATCGATTATCCCAACGATCCTTACTGTCACCCGATGTTCGAGCACATGACGGGAAATAATGACGCTGCTAAGCCTGCGGCAGAGAGAGTATATGATGCAAATAAGCCTAGTGCCGAACGGTTGGTACCCCTGGCTAAGCGCTTGGCTGAAATTGTAAAACAAGAAGATCCGACCAGGCCGGTAACGATGGCATTAGCATTTCCGGAGCTTTCGGTCAGACTTGGAATCCTGGAAGCCCTGGATGTAGCATGCTATAACTATAAAGAGCAGTTCTATGTGAAGGACCATGAGGAATTCCCTGAAAAGCCCTTTCTGGGGAGTGAAAATAGCCACAGCTATGAGGCTTGGAGAGCTGTAACGGATAATCCATATATCAGCGGTCAATTTCTCTGGACCGGAATAGACTATCTAGGTGAAGCACACGGATGGCCTGTCCATGGCTCGGCAGCCGGACTTCTGAACTTGGCGGGCTTTGAAAAATCACGATTTTTACAAAGAAAGGCGCTATGGTTGACAGAACCTGTGCTGGAACTCGTTTCCAGGGCTGATAGTGAAACGACGGATCGTAATGAAGAATGGATTCCTTACAGCCGGCGATGGAATTATGAAAGCGGACAGAAAGTACTGGTTATGTGTTACTCTAATCTGAGCGAGATCCGGCTCTTGCTCAATGGAAAAGAGATTGCCGGAGCTGCAAAATACAACGCTGACGGAGCATATCAATTTATAATTCCATTTGAAGCGGGAATACTGGAGGCAGAAGGCTACGATGAGAAGCGGGAAAAAGTGAAAACCACGGCCCTTTGTACCTCTGGTGATGCGGTGAGCCTTCAGGCCGTGCTATGGAAAGAAGCCGATGTTTTAAGCGGTCAGAGCTTTGAAGAGGCATCCGGACATTCCGGCTATTTGTTCCAAATGGAGATTCGTCTTCTGGATAGTGAAAGCAGGCTTGCAGCAGCAGATGACCGGCTGATCGGGATACAAGTGAAGGGCTCAGGAGCTTTGGCAGGCATTGAAAACGGGGACTTAAGCGATAATACCTCTTATTCCGAGCAGAAAAGAGGCACTAAGGATGGCAGATTAATGGTATATATCAGAAGAAATGCTCCCGGCAGAATCGTGGTAAAGATAACTGCTTCCGGCTTGGAGGATAATGGACTTGAAGTGGAAGTGGATAAAATGAAGAATTCAATGAATTCGTTTTGA
- a CDS encoding GHKL domain-containing protein encodes MYKNQELEFIKQQKQSLEEYVKKIEDLYQDTRIFKHDYINILSTMQYYIDDDDIDNLKVFFRSKILPSSEALTNKESIIGKLSNIKVLELKSILYAKLISAMNQKLNITLEIQEEISSISMDTLDLSTVIGAFMDNAIEAAKVSEEKKLLILLIYSEESVTIVISNSSPAIDIKLDVIYDKDVTYKEGHSGLGLYSSNKILDKYSNVIHSTNYNYNIFTQTLEICTQHNTEEVYST; translated from the coding sequence ATGTACAAGAATCAGGAACTGGAATTTATCAAGCAGCAAAAGCAATCCTTGGAGGAGTACGTAAAGAAAATAGAAGATTTATATCAAGATACCCGCATTTTCAAGCATGATTATATAAATATACTTTCCACCATGCAATATTATATCGACGACGATGATATAGATAATTTGAAGGTATTTTTCAGATCGAAAATCCTTCCCAGCAGTGAAGCTCTCACGAACAAGGAATCTATTATCGGTAAACTCAGTAACATCAAGGTTTTGGAGCTGAAAAGCATTTTATATGCCAAGTTGATTTCCGCCATGAATCAAAAGCTGAACATTACTTTGGAGATTCAAGAAGAAATAAGTTCCATATCCATGGATACATTAGATTTGTCCACTGTAATAGGCGCTTTCATGGATAATGCCATTGAAGCCGCAAAGGTATCCGAAGAAAAAAAGCTGCTTATACTTCTCATCTACAGCGAAGAATCTGTGACCATTGTCATCTCGAATTCCTCTCCCGCAATTGATATCAAGTTAGATGTCATTTATGATAAGGATGTCACATACAAAGAAGGTCATAGCGGACTCGGTCTTTACAGCTCCAACAAAATATTAGATAAGTACAGCAACGTCATTCATTCCACAAATTATAACTATAATATTTTTACGCAAACGCTGGAAATATGCACGCAGCACAATACTGAAGAGGTGTATTCGACTTGA
- a CDS encoding methyl-accepting chemotaxis protein, with protein sequence MKMRGKILILSIVPIVVTSIFSLLISQVQFSKGLYQEIEEGLRTVAISASNLYSTQGYGDYALKEDGNVWRGMNFNVSASASLLDSLKESTGIDIIFYFEEDPIVTSMKDGGENRLDDFENVKQMIDRVYQEEKEIFVKKIEIGGKQYHACAIPIKQPESGAVAGALVAVRGVERMQTLVRTAIYANVGMIAAILAFFCLLSIVFVKSTLKDLTKAGDCLNSLSNGDLELKTALIRNRKDEIGDLSKDTQKLQEKMKEVISSIKEKANILHKVSDEMQEASDATKGTANKMLSSSRDIQESANAQVNTIRNADESMREMNRHIDSSLQSIESIGALSEKNFELGKETRAILNELEAITKDSLLSINTISSQTNITNQSAHEIKEATTLIANISEETNLLSLNASIEAARAGELGKGFAVVAAQIKSLADQSTVSAKKIEQIVMNLIHETQTSVHVMEDVNSAMENQVRGVNSTKAIFDELEKNIMVLAKNVKALVSDIGEISGTKECLGADMALLLQESGRNAGYSENTLKVSIDMENSINQMVELTKEIFGLSRKLSDNISYFHSMEEKEDETVGN encoded by the coding sequence ATGAAAATGAGAGGGAAAATTCTAATATTATCCATAGTGCCGATCGTAGTGACGAGCATATTTTCGCTGCTCATCAGCCAGGTACAATTTTCTAAAGGCTTGTATCAGGAAATCGAGGAAGGACTTAGAACGGTTGCAATTTCCGCATCTAATCTCTACAGCACGCAGGGGTATGGAGACTATGCTCTGAAAGAGGACGGAAATGTCTGGAGGGGAATGAACTTTAACGTCTCGGCTTCCGCATCTTTGCTCGACAGTTTAAAAGAGAGTACAGGTATTGATATTATATTTTATTTTGAGGAGGATCCTATTGTTACTTCCATGAAGGATGGAGGAGAGAATAGGCTGGATGATTTCGAGAATGTAAAGCAGATGATTGACCGGGTATATCAGGAGGAGAAGGAAATCTTTGTGAAGAAAATCGAAATAGGGGGAAAGCAATACCATGCCTGCGCGATACCGATCAAACAGCCGGAATCGGGTGCAGTGGCAGGAGCATTGGTTGCTGTGCGTGGTGTGGAACGCATGCAAACTCTTGTCCGGACGGCTATCTACGCCAATGTGGGAATGATAGCTGCTATACTCGCCTTTTTTTGTCTTCTTTCCATTGTGTTTGTAAAATCTACGCTGAAGGATTTAACAAAAGCCGGAGATTGTCTGAACAGCTTGTCAAATGGAGATCTGGAGTTGAAAACGGCGCTTATCAGAAACAGAAAGGATGAAATCGGTGATCTATCCAAGGACACTCAAAAATTGCAGGAAAAAATGAAGGAGGTAATCTCCTCCATCAAGGAAAAGGCGAATATTCTGCATAAAGTTTCTGACGAGATGCAGGAAGCTTCTGATGCTACAAAAGGTACGGCAAACAAGATGCTCTCATCCAGCCGGGACATACAGGAGTCGGCTAATGCCCAGGTGAATACGATACGGAATGCGGATGAAAGCATGCGGGAAATGAACCGACATATCGATAGCTCACTGCAGAGCATAGAGAGTATAGGAGCATTATCTGAGAAAAATTTCGAATTGGGAAAAGAGACGAGGGCAATCTTAAATGAACTGGAAGCTATAACAAAGGATTCGCTGCTCTCCATAAACACTATTTCCAGCCAAACGAATATTACCAATCAATCTGCGCATGAAATTAAAGAAGCGACAACATTGATTGCAAATATTTCGGAGGAAACCAACCTGCTATCGTTAAATGCCAGTATAGAAGCGGCAAGAGCGGGAGAACTGGGTAAGGGATTTGCTGTTGTTGCAGCGCAAATTAAATCTTTAGCCGATCAGTCCACGGTTTCAGCAAAAAAGATAGAACAAATTGTCATGAATCTGATTCACGAGACCCAGACCTCGGTTCATGTTATGGAGGACGTGAATAGTGCCATGGAGAATCAAGTAAGAGGTGTAAACAGTACCAAGGCTATTTTTGACGAACTGGAAAAGAATATCATGGTATTGGCGAAAAACGTAAAAGCTCTGGTAAGCGATATAGGTGAGATAAGCGGTACAAAAGAATGTCTTGGTGCTGATATGGCCCTTCTGCTTCAGGAATCAGGCAGAAATGCCGGATATTCGGAAAATACGCTGAAGGTGTCTATCGATATGGAGAATTCCATAAATCAAATGGTCGAGCTGACAAAAGAAATATTCGGGCTCTCCCGGAAGCTTTCTGATAATATATCATATTTTCATTCAATGGAGGAAAAGGAAGATGAAACGGTCGGAAATTAA
- a CDS encoding TraX family protein, protein MENVSTTGIMPKKKGITGSTIKLIAIIVMFIDHTGAIILERMMISEGLGSIMDVSSAAYFMQQNMALYVADIVLRLVGRLGFPIFCFLLIEGFEHTHDIKKYASRLFLFALISEIPFDLGFKGTFFYWGYQNVFFTLLFGLLVMIGLRFIGEKADWNKVLKAILSVLVLVAGMGAAVFMQTDYSAFGVLTIAVMYFFRNRKTLSAGLGCTTLTVMSVTEITAFLVLIPIHKYNGERGWNIKWLFYAFYPVHILLLYLVACALGLGQVAMF, encoded by the coding sequence ATGGAGAATGTATCCACAACAGGTATTATGCCTAAGAAAAAAGGAATTACGGGAAGCACCATTAAACTGATTGCTATTATCGTCATGTTCATCGATCATACGGGAGCCATTATATTGGAAAGAATGATGATAAGCGAGGGATTGGGCTCCATCATGGACGTTAGTTCCGCCGCATATTTCATGCAGCAGAATATGGCACTTTATGTTGCCGATATTGTATTGAGGCTGGTGGGCCGGCTGGGCTTCCCCATCTTCTGTTTTTTGCTGATAGAGGGCTTTGAGCATACGCATGATATAAAAAAATATGCGAGCAGATTATTCTTGTTCGCTTTGATCTCTGAGATACCCTTCGACCTCGGCTTTAAAGGAACATTTTTCTATTGGGGATATCAGAATGTATTCTTCACTCTTCTTTTCGGACTTCTCGTTATGATAGGATTGCGCTTCATAGGGGAGAAAGCTGATTGGAATAAGGTTCTAAAAGCCATCTTAAGTGTGCTCGTTCTCGTTGCCGGGATGGGCGCGGCAGTATTTATGCAGACGGATTACAGCGCCTTCGGCGTTCTTACTATAGCGGTTATGTACTTCTTCAGAAATAGGAAGACTTTGTCGGCAGGTCTGGGATGCACTACTCTTACGGTGATGTCGGTTACCGAGATAACGGCCTTTTTGGTATTGATTCCTATACATAAATATAATGGAGAAAGAGGCTGGAATATTAAATGGCTTTTCTACGCGTTTTATCCGGTTCATATACTGCTTTTGTACCTTGTCGCCTGTGCGTTAGGCTTAGGTCAAGTGGCGATGTTTTAA
- a CDS encoding TetR/AcrR family transcriptional regulator, translating to MPKIETRDTKEVILTVALKLFSERGYDGVGIRDISKEIGIRESALYKHYSGKQDIFNSILKDIERRYQEEVSTFIPPESMADILSGESEVREELFRISVTMYQFYLKTEYGSQLRRMLTMEQYRTSEAGRFFRELIIDKGLDYISGVFANLIKDGVYVDADPMVMALQFYSPLYLLLSKYDNQTEKYKEALSFLERHTTQFNKIYLRSDKQ from the coding sequence ATGCCAAAAATCGAAACACGGGATACAAAGGAAGTTATTTTGACAGTTGCACTGAAATTGTTTTCTGAACGAGGCTATGATGGGGTTGGTATCCGTGATATATCAAAAGAAATCGGAATACGGGAGAGCGCCCTGTATAAGCATTACAGCGGAAAGCAAGACATTTTCAACTCGATACTCAAAGACATTGAGCGTCGTTATCAGGAAGAAGTTTCTACTTTTATTCCCCCTGAAAGCATGGCCGATATTCTCTCAGGAGAAAGTGAGGTAAGAGAGGAATTATTCCGTATCAGCGTTACAATGTATCAGTTCTATCTCAAAACAGAGTATGGATCGCAGCTGCGTAGAATGTTGACAATGGAACAGTATAGAACTTCGGAGGCAGGAAGGTTTTTTAGGGAATTGATAATAGACAAGGGCTTGGACTATATATCAGGCGTGTTCGCTAATTTAATAAAAGATGGGGTTTATGTTGATGCGGACCCAATGGTAATGGCCTTACAGTTTTATTCGCCTTTGTATCTGCTGTTATCCAAATACGACAATCAGACCGAAAAATACAAAGAAGCTTTATCTTTTCTGGAAAGACATACTACGCAATTTAATAAAATCTATTTAAGGAGTGATAAACAATGA
- a CDS encoding LacI family DNA-binding transcriptional regulator, producing MDVHRSIENKVITIYDIAREAGVSAATVSRVLTNNANVRNEKKQRVLELIEKYNFKPNAMARSLSDTKSKVIGIIAADVRNPYYADMFVACEIAAQKAGYTVMLCNSLGEQIQEEKQLEKLQEQRVDVIIQMGGRVDDLVSNKSYVEKVNQLMNTIPMVVTGKLDGTQCYQVQIDAMKCMDLLTEHLIELGHREIALIGGRMDVLSTFEKFQRYKQNLSKYQIPFREDLVSEDGGYDYETGYTYMNRMLGQGIRPTAVIAINDFAAVGIVRSIQEHGLCIPQDISVVSYDNTYVSELLSPKLTTADYNYESFGEKLIETAVAAIEGREMPKIQLLPPTLIVRESSGRAPETKE from the coding sequence ATGGATGTACATAGAAGTATTGAAAATAAGGTAATTACCATTTACGACATAGCGAGAGAGGCGGGAGTGTCTGCGGCGACAGTGTCCCGGGTACTTACTAACAATGCCAATGTACGCAATGAAAAAAAACAGCGGGTATTGGAACTGATTGAAAAATACAATTTTAAACCTAACGCCATGGCTAGAAGCCTTTCTGATACAAAAAGCAAAGTAATCGGGATTATCGCAGCGGATGTAAGGAATCCCTACTATGCGGATATGTTTGTCGCGTGTGAGATAGCGGCACAAAAAGCTGGATATACAGTCATGCTTTGCAACTCTCTGGGTGAGCAGATACAAGAGGAGAAACAGCTGGAGAAATTGCAGGAGCAGAGGGTTGACGTGATCATTCAGATGGGCGGACGGGTAGACGACCTTGTATCCAATAAGTCATATGTAGAGAAGGTCAATCAATTAATGAACACCATTCCCATGGTGGTAACCGGTAAGCTGGATGGAACGCAGTGCTATCAAGTGCAGATCGATGCCATGAAGTGCATGGATCTGTTGACGGAGCATCTGATAGAATTAGGCCACCGTGAGATAGCATTGATCGGGGGACGGATGGATGTCCTCTCCACCTTTGAAAAATTCCAAAGATATAAGCAGAACTTAAGCAAGTATCAAATCCCTTTTAGAGAAGATCTGGTTTCGGAGGATGGCGGATATGACTACGAGACCGGGTATACCTATATGAACAGGATGCTTGGCCAAGGTATCAGGCCGACAGCGGTGATAGCGATCAATGATTTTGCGGCGGTAGGTATTGTGCGCAGCATTCAGGAGCATGGTTTATGTATCCCTCAGGACATTTCGGTAGTAAGCTATGACAATACTTACGTTTCAGAACTGCTCAGCCCGAAATTGACAACGGCTGATTATAACTATGAAAGCTTTGGAGAGAAATTGATCGAGACGGCAGTGGCGGCAATAGAAGGAAGGGAAATGCCCAAAATTCAGCTTTTACCCCCGACCCTGATCGTTCGGGAAAGCAGCGGAAGGGCTCCCGAAACAAAGGAATAA
- a CDS encoding radical SAM protein — protein sequence MDINVHMERGIATILQTAARFYLKDKNGRRFITKFIPTMQASAKIRNGYEQAGIHIPPFLIASVASQCNLYCTGCYARAGGICGTAMAEMEMNTEEWNRIFCEAADLGISFILLAGGEPLLRREIVEIASNFTHIAFPVFTNGTLIDAEYIDLFDQRRNIIPVLSSEGNSKETDLRRGLGISTKIEQVMEELRQRNILFGTSITVTKNNLDTVVSREYVSALQKKGCGIIFYVEYVPAEKGTEDLVLSKNAAVMLDENIRKLKCDFKNMSLISFPGDEKYMGGCLAAGRGFFHINPLGNAEPCPFSPYSELNLKTTSIIEVLQSPFFEKIRLIGKHEAENKGGGCTLLQHKREVEKLIGV from the coding sequence ATGGATATAAATGTTCACATGGAACGAGGTATTGCAACAATCTTACAAACGGCAGCCCGATTTTATTTGAAAGATAAAAATGGGCGGCGCTTCATAACAAAGTTTATTCCCACCATGCAAGCAAGCGCAAAGATAAGGAATGGATATGAGCAAGCGGGGATTCATATCCCTCCCTTTCTCATTGCGAGTGTCGCTTCACAATGCAACCTGTATTGTACAGGGTGTTATGCGAGGGCTGGCGGTATATGCGGCACTGCAATGGCCGAAATGGAAATGAATACCGAGGAATGGAACAGGATTTTTTGTGAAGCGGCCGATCTAGGTATTTCTTTTATTCTGCTTGCCGGCGGCGAACCATTGTTGCGCCGAGAGATTGTAGAAATAGCCTCAAATTTTACGCACATCGCATTTCCTGTTTTCACAAACGGAACTTTAATCGACGCAGAATACATCGATCTGTTCGACCAACGGAGAAACATAATCCCTGTTTTAAGTAGTGAGGGTAACTCCAAAGAAACGGATTTACGGCGCGGACTTGGTATTTCCACGAAGATTGAGCAAGTCATGGAAGAGCTAAGACAGAGGAATATTCTTTTTGGTACATCTATAACAGTCACAAAGAACAATTTAGATACCGTTGTAAGCAGAGAGTATGTTTCCGCCTTACAGAAAAAAGGCTGTGGCATTATATTTTATGTGGAGTATGTACCGGCAGAAAAAGGTACTGAAGATCTTGTCCTGTCCAAGAATGCCGCTGTTATGTTAGATGAAAATATACGCAAGTTGAAATGTGACTTTAAAAATATGAGCTTAATCTCTTTTCCAGGTGATGAAAAATATATGGGTGGATGTCTGGCCGCTGGACGGGGGTTTTTTCATATTAACCCGTTGGGCAATGCGGAGCCTTGCCCCTTCTCCCCATATTCAGAATTGAACCTAAAGACTACTTCAATTATTGAAGTACTGCAGTCACCTTTCTTTGAAAAAATACGGTTAATAGGAAAACATGAGGCGGAAAATAAGGGAGGCGGCTGTACTTTGCTTCAACATAAACGGGAAGTAGAGAAGTTGATAGGAGTATGA
- a CDS encoding D-lyxose/D-mannose family sugar isomerase: MKRSEINNSIKYMEKLIKKHGFELPPFCGWTPEEWADKSAQYDEIRDNMLGWDITDYGLGNWEKVGFALITLRNGNQKNKKYKKVYAEKLLMLKEGQHSPMHFHWTKSEDIINRGGGILIIHVYNDKGDGTFDDSDVLVNSDGRSYYVKAGTGVELLPGESITLWPHQYHDFDVKKGTGDVLIGEVSMCNDDTSDNRFYEEMGRFPAIEEDEPPYRLLCTEYPKAK; the protein is encoded by the coding sequence ATGAAACGGTCGGAAATTAATAACAGTATTAAATATATGGAAAAGCTAATTAAAAAACATGGTTTTGAGTTGCCCCCTTTTTGCGGCTGGACACCGGAGGAGTGGGCGGATAAGAGTGCACAGTACGATGAAATCAGAGATAATATGCTGGGATGGGATATTACAGATTATGGATTGGGTAATTGGGAAAAGGTAGGGTTCGCGCTGATCACTTTAAGAAACGGGAATCAAAAAAATAAGAAATATAAGAAGGTCTATGCCGAAAAGTTATTGATGCTCAAGGAGGGACAGCATTCTCCCATGCACTTTCACTGGACCAAAAGTGAAGACATCATTAACCGGGGCGGCGGAATATTGATTATACATGTATATAATGATAAAGGAGACGGAACGTTTGACGACAGTGATGTATTGGTTAACTCAGACGGGAGGTCCTACTATGTTAAGGCAGGAACAGGAGTGGAGCTGCTGCCGGGAGAAAGCATTACCTTATGGCCTCATCAATATCATGATTTCGATGTGAAAAAAGGAACGGGTGATGTGTTGATCGGAGAAGTCTCCATGTGCAATGATGATACTTCGGATAACCGCTTTTATGAAGAAATGGGGCGCTTCCCTGCGATTGAAGAAGATGAGCCTCCTTATAGGCTTCTTTGCACCGAATATCCTAAAGCGAAATAA